gagggggaggaaactGATTACAAGGATAAAAATCTCAATTCTACAAATAAGAAGAGTTCTATTCCATTACTCAACATAAACTTCAagtgaaagaaaaactgaagtggCCACCCTAGCTTAGCCTCAGCCATCCACTATCTGTCTAATACTTTGACACTCTTGGAACCTATGCTAGTCCACGCCTGTGTCAGTCAGGTCCACCCTGAGGAATACAATTGCTTAGGATTGCCACCTGACTGCTCGTCAAATTAAATGTTCTTctccttttacttctttgttgGAAATGTATCCTCTGTCCATTTACATTCatgtaaatattgtttatttttttataaatttattttttattggtgttcaatttgccaacatatagaataacacccagcaaaagatacagtcgacaaaactcaaagacaacctacagaatgggagaagatatttgcaaatgacgtatcagagaaagggctagtttccaagatctataaagaatttagtAAATATTGTTTAGATGAGGACTTGGAGCAAATGGAAAGCAAAGTGTACTTTGTCCTGGAGGTGGATGTGTCCAAGATACCCTATTTGTGTACTGGCCAGTGGCAGGAAAGAAGGTTTTAATCTCACAGTTTCCTCAAATGCTGAACAACTTGCTGactgcccccccacacacacacacacacccttcactCTTCATGTCTACACAACTAatcttttcctctgcttggaGTATTTGCTACACATTTATAATTCCTTTCCAGCTATCCATTTCTAAAACtgaattatttggaaaaatttgcACCATGATTCAGAGGGTGAGATTTTACCCGtataaaaaagcagaaagtagAGGGTAGATAACATACTCAGGAAACTGTTCCTGAGCTTCttactcataaaaaataaatagtcccAATATATTTAGTGGACACTCCAATATTTGTGatataaatgaaggaaggaaggcattAAGAACCAGTGACCCCAATAGTAAGGATTTCCAAAGAACCAGAGACCCTCAAAACGTACTCTAATTCTTATTCTTCCATTCTTCATGTTTTTCTACTGGTATTTGTGCCATTAATAAGGAttgctttagaaagaaaaatatcttaactTTAAAAACCTAGTTTAAGTATAACTGTATTTTTGACAACTTTTAGATGAACACATCAAGCACAGGAATACTTGATGctagaatgttttttatttttaaaaatatatatcttggatgaatggataaagaagatgtggtcaatatatacaatggaatattcctcagccattagaaatgacaaatacccccatctgcttcagtgtggatggaactggagggtattatgctgagtgaaataagtcaatcggagaaggacaaacattatatggtctcattcatttggggaatataaataatagtgaaagggaatagaagggaagggagacgaaatgggtgggaaatatcagaaagggaggaagaacatgaagactcctaactctgggaaacgaactaggggtggtgaaaggggaggagggcggggggtataatatatatatatatcttggggcagcccaggtggctccacggtttagcaccaccttcaacccagggcctgatcctggggacccaggatcgagtcccatgttgggcttcctgcatggagcctgcttctccctctgcctctctctcttgctcgctctcactctgtataaatagataaataaatctttaaatatatatatatatatatatatatatatataggggcaatcccggtggcgcagtggtttagcgccgcctgcagcccagggcgtgatcctggagaccttggatcgagtcccacatcaggctccaggcaaggagcctgcttctccctctgcctgtgtctctgcctctcattctctctctgtgtctctatgaataaataaataaaatcttttgaatacgatccaaaaaatataaacatagagCAATAAGCttatacataaaataatcttTCACAAAAGATGACAGAGGATTTGTTGAAGCCCCCTGACTAGATGGCAAGTAAGGTTTTGCATTTGGTTTTGCTGAATGCCATGATCCCATGCCACATTCCATTAATCAGAAGCATGTAGGTTtgccaaaagcacaagaaaattgAGGTTAAGTTTGTCCCTTTAGCTTCTCCATGGGATGATTTTTAGGATACAAAGTACtcttggttttctattttgtagCTTGATTTTACTTCTTGTTTTTGATGTAACCTCCAACGAAATCAAATTTCTCTGCATTAAGATACAACAGGTAGATGGTTCATGTGGAAGCAAAATTATTACATACGATGTTAATTCCccaattaatttaaattcttctttcttctgcttaaaaGCTCATGTCAAAAGCCTTCAGCTGGTCTTTATGCCCTGGGTAGCTTTTTATTTCCAGTGTACATTTAAGGAAGTTCTACCAGAGATCTCAGAattattcttatttccttctaGGTGTTTCCTCAGCAACCTGGGACACCAGGCATGGCTAGTTTAAGCCTGGAGGTAGGTACTGTCAgagtatttacatataatttttacatttatatggaCCTAGTAAGAGAGAAATACCAGGGGCTGGTTCTGTTTTCCCAGCCAGAAGTCAGGGGCATTCTAGAGAAGCACCAGAGAAATGTTATGACATTTATTAGAGCCTCATCTTATCATTTTACTGCAAGTTTAAACTCTCAGATATTTTAGTCTTTAGAATGTCATCTGTGTGTGAATCAGATCAATACTTATATTGAATACctaatatgaattatatttacataatataattactaattataattaattaattaaaacatattGTTCTGAAGCCACAAATGGTTTATATCTAATTCTATCACCTTATAGTATCTTATATGACAATGTTCCCATGAAGAAAATTTACCTTACAAAATGTAGTTGTTTATAAGAACTACTGTAAATAACATTAGCTTTGTTCTGTGGTACCTGTTTCATACCTTGTGTCTCTCTTCCTGCAGTTCTCATAACTAATAACACTGTTTAGAAAATCTCAGCACAATAGAAATATTCGACCATGTGAATAGAAAATATTGAGTTATGAGTAGAAAGATATTCATGAGATTATAAATTTTTCATAAGACCTTGCAAAGTGTTGTTTATATCATGACAATGTAGGGGAATCAATACTTACATAGGCTAGCAGCTGATTTCAAATGGAAGCTAATTtcattgagttatttttttctcactttctagATTAAAATCAACTCAAAGCACTCTAAACCTCTTCCCATAAAATTGAAATTGACTTTTTGTTGAATTGGCAGCATTCTTGACCACTTATGCAGATTCCATCATTTTCCCCAAtgttttttatattcattattttgagGCCTTTTTTATTTGGAAAGGAGGTAAGGTTTAtattgtcttgtcttgtcttgttttgttttgtttccctgttTGGCTGCTAGATTTATAAAAGGCAAAGTAAGTTAAGTTAGGGTGGAGGGAGAgtcaatgaaataatattctcaCAATCAAATTTCAGTTTCATTGCATGAGCTATTTTCCAATGTTTCAATGTGACCTCCTAATTTGATTAATGATTAATAAATCAAGTTCACTAACTTAGTAGCAATAACAACAATGGCACAACCACATTTAACATTTCCACTTTTCAGTAATgatttgtgcttatttttattcaaaCTGACACACCACAAACTTTGTGCTAATAATACCATATGTTGAGAAAACAGTTGTATCATACAGAAAAGGAATATTTGGGGCAAACAttaacacacttttttttcttttaacagacaATGAGACAGTTGGGAAGTTTGCAGGGATTAAACATGCTTTCTCAGGTAACCatagtttcaaatatttcttattgcAAGAattaatggtggtgatggtagtgataTTAATAGCAACATAAAAATTCATAACATACGTAGTGAATAGACATTATCCcaaatattggaagaaaaaaatgaataattgaaataacctaaaacaaaataagatcCTGGGATGGGATGGTAGGTAAAGCAATATTGAATTttcttgagtaaaaaaaaaaaaaaaaaaaaaaaaaatcctattttgtaCCATCAATTTTATTAAACGGCCCAAAATATGAGAGCTTAAAAAGCTAAATCTCAAGTAGGTTTATGGGAATATTCCAGTTGACTCAGAATGGAAAGTAAGTGTTGGAAGAAAGTATTTAGCCATCGATATTAAATTCACCAATGTCACACTTACTTTTGCTATCTCTACACTTTCTATGGATATTTAGAACATGAAAACTAAGCCAATACTGAAATATAagcatgctttttttcccctgcatgTCTTTAGTATTCAAGATTTGGTTTTGGAAAATCATTTAATTCTTTGTGGATGCATGGTCTCCTCCCACCGCATTCTTCTTTCCCATGGATGAGACCAAGGGAACATGAAACTCAACAGGTAAGTTAATTGTATCAATGTGCTTGAAACTCCAAGCTTAAAACTATTCCCCTATTTGCCTTCTCTAAATTGTCATAAACTAGCTACAgaccaataataataatgaacaaaaaattatccaaatattAACCAATCAAAACTTATCATTGTTTTTAGTacttaggaaaatttaaaataaagtagttcAAACTTTTGacctatttatatattcatttcacATAGGAAGATATGGTCTCCAAAAATGAGACTTATGTTAATGACACGAGCAATAGCAATAGGTAAAGTACCTTCAAGATGGAAACAGACTATGCCCTGAACAATCCTCATTTTGGTCAGGattcccaaaataatttttcaaaggcATGTTTAAAATGATGCCAAAGCCCTGGCCAAAATATCTTGAACCCTACAACAATCAACAAATACACCAATCAGTTAACCATTATTTATTAGTTGTCTAATAAATGCATAAGTCAATTGGTAGGTTGGGAGTGAAAGTGAAAACATTCAATTATTCAATAACAGTTCCAAGGTTCTGATTGGGAGATATGATAAGACAACATGTTGCAAGGTACTACATTGTGAGgtatagaaaataaaagccacaggAGTTTAGAGATGCACAGTAGTTGAAGAGGCAAAGCAGAGCCAGATTATTGTGAGACTTCCATACCACGTTGAGGAGCttgaaaatgacttaaaaataacagGGAGCCATTTACCACACTTAATTTCAAAAAGGAGCAAATAAACATGGTTGTTTTAACAGGAATCTTTGATTCCAGGTGGCCTTCCACGACAAGTAGCATTACTCACCAAGCCACATTTAGTGGGacaataaattatgtaaaaagtGACTGTTTCTCCACTTGATTGTTTCCAAAATGGGCTCCACAATGCAGGAATTTGATTAGTATTTTACTTAATGATCTTTCCCCTTTCATTaactccaaaaaatatattttttgtcacgtgccaggcactggttAGGAACCATGTTAAGTCCTAGGGCTATAAAGACAAATAAGACATTTGTCAGTGGACTGGGGGCAAAGATATATAACAAAGTATTGTAATCCAATGAGAGTGGTAAAATAGACATATCCAAGGAAACTCAGGGGAGGAAATGACCATTCTATCAAGAAGTCCAATAGCTTTCCATATTCTTGAGCACAGATAGTCCCAAAGGAAGTAAGGGAGACACACCAGACTGCCCCAAATAACACTGACTGTTATTGGtgtaataaattacataaattggTGCTTCCTACAACTTCAAGACAATTCCCTCAGACTCTCTTGAGAGTAGAAAGTTCCTCAAGTCCTTTTGCTCTAGAGACCATAGTTCAGTGAGCTATGGCTTCCTGACACTCCTTTCAAATTTCTCTGCAGTATGAATATTCTTTGCCTGTGCATCCCCCACCTCTCCCATCGCAGCCATCCCTGCAGCCTCAACAGCCAGGACAGAAACCCTTCCTCCAGTCTGCTATTGTAACTGACATCCAGGACACCGCCCAGAAGAGGGGAACTCAGCCTCCAGTTTACCAAGGACAACCGCCCTTGCAGCAAACAGAGGGGCCAATGCTTGAACAGCAGGTGGCACCATCAGATAAGCCACCGAAGGCGGAGGTAAGTCTCTCAAGTCAAATTGGTGTTACCCACTAACTCAATGAAGGAAAACTGATTTGCAGAGCACATTTAAATAATCAGAACTCTCAGGCTAATATATGACAATACAAATATGTTTTCAGAGTTGACATGTCTGGGAGTAGAATATAAATATCCATTCCTGTCCTTTGCCATCAGAGCTAAGGCATGGATTCTAAAAATCCTGTGCCTGTAAAATTTAGTTTCTTAGTTGCAAAAAGATGAAAGCTTTCAGAGGAAATAGGACAGTCCAGAGAAGTCCATGGCTTCCTATCAAGATCTTTTTCAGTGCTGGATTGAGAAGAGCGATTGAGCCCACAGCACTGCATGTAGTATTTTGGATTATTATTTCTCTGTCTGATGGAGAGAAGACAATCATGTAATAATGTAAAGAAAAGAGcagtggaagaaaaggaaggtaCCATTTAACCAGTATGTTACAGGCATTTAACATTACACCATATCATCCTGATCACATTCCTAAAAAGATAGATATcatcatcctttttaaaaagaagacaggtTATAAAGACTTCAACAGGTTATAAATTTTGCTGGTATTAAGAAAAAGTAGAGTGATAGAGTCAGGACTCAAATAAACCTGGCATGCTCTGATTCCAAAACTAATTACTTCCTACTCTGCGAAACCAAGCAAGTTCGAGGTAAACATGCCTCATCTCCCTGCCCGTGCATTTGAGACAAGCCAGTGAAAGGTAATTGTTATCTCTTGGGTGTATTGCTCAAGactaaatgaaactgaaaaactaaatgagtttaaaatgaggaaactcattttaaattgttttatccTAGTCATAAATAAGGAAGGAGTGTGCCCAGTTCTATTTTTATGGTTtagtaattttaatgtttatctgTAATGCAGCTACCAGGAATGGATTTTGCTGAACCACAAGGTCCATCAGTAAGTATAGATTTCAGTGAGATACTTTCTTGGGAGAAATATctatacttaagaaaaaagagtgaaaaactTTCATTGCCCCATTTATCCATGAATAATGAAGtttaatggtttcttttgttttcttaaatatcaaaTACTTATTTGTTATTCTAATCCACCTGAAAAGGCATTTCCTATAACTCTTAGAAATGGCTGTTATGAGAGGTTTGCCTATGTTattgcaaaaatgaattactaatTCTATTTTCAACCACTTCCAGGTGTTCCAAATAGCTCGTTTGATATCTCGGGGACCAATGCCACAAAATAAACCATCTCcggtaagtttttaaaaatatgtttctacctacaatttacttaaatttttttttttggaaaataatgattGTCGTATTTATATTTAGCTTTATCCGGGAATATTTTACATGTCCTATGGAGCAAATCAATTGGTAAGTCTGTATCCTACAGaaagtatcattttaaattaaatgttatctTAAGAGCTAAAGTTATAAAATCTAGGCCTCACACAAAAGAGTTCATATTCTCTGAATGCCTAAATTGGTGACTGAAATAGCAAGGAAGCACACTTTCTATTTGAATAACTCTGGCCAGAcgcgggcacacacacacacacacacaacgacattttttaaaaaggtacattttctttctggattaTCCAAATTGGCTACATTTACTCACTAATGACTCATCTCTCTACTTTATTCTGATTCTGGGCACAGCATTAATATTAAGGCTTTAGGAAAAACTAAGTGACTTTTAGCATTGTCTTGAGTAGCTAATAGGATGATAGGAATCTTCTGTAATAAGATGCACTGTTCCTTTTTGAACAGAACGCTCCTGGCAGACTTGGCATCATGAGCTCAGAAGAAATGGCTGTGAGTAATGTCTTCCAACTTTTCCTAAAATAGTGGTCCTGGGAGAACAGTCACAGATGACTTGCTGCAAGAAGCATTGGCCATGAAAGTCATTGAATACATTGCACAGAACTCAGATGATTCTATTGCAAAACCAAAAACTTCATTCTTCCACAAAGTGCAAAGACTTCCCCATGTTTCCCATAGTCATTTCTGAGAGTGACCATTCTAGAACATAGGATTTTGTTCCATTTCTTGAATATGAGCAGAAGAAAAACCTCTCTTGAAAAGCCATTATCATTTGAATAGCAAATGCTTCAAACCAAAAAAGATACATGTGATTAGTACAGAGTTCCCACTTCTTCTAGAACAATTAACCCCTCAAAACAACAAATTCAACAGTGTTGCAAATAATTTTGACCTCAAAATTgagatatcaaaaagaaaaagaaaatgagcaagtttatatattatgttgTGCTTACCACAAGGGtaaccatctgtcaccatacaacactattgcAATATTGCATGCATCAAACCAGTGTGACATTACGTATCACTGAAAGAAAACTCGCATCCCAACATTCTTGAGTGCCTTCTGAGAACTAGCTGCATAGAAAGACACTACAGAGGCAAGATAAATTAGACAAGATTTCCGTTTTTTGATAAGTTTACTGTCTTATCAATGGAAAAGATAGATACAAAGGCAGATAGTgttaaaattatatgataatgAGCAACAGAGCTatgagagaggaaaaggggaGAGGCAGTTAGCTCAGCCCAGGGGTTCATAGTTCATCCCTTGAGGAGATGATGTGAGGAGGGGAGATTGAGAGAGTAGAGCTAAGGAAAGGTAGGAGAAAAGAATATTGCATCCACGTACCACCAACACAACTGGCTGAAAATTCAAGAAAGTGTTAATTATCatcttaacattttaatgaatatatttatactcTGCCTCTTGCTCAAAAGATCTTGCTTATGAAAATCTCACaataaatgtaaccaaaaaattgaagatataatttaaaatgagttaaaagtGTAAAAGATtcattaattaaatgaaattacaaataTGCAAGTTACAAAACTGCACAATCTCTGTAAATAGCCCAAGATACTGGGTTGGACATTTTTAACAGcaaaggcaggaaaaggaaacatgaacAATTCTACAATTCTGTctacaggaagaaaatatttccattcttcCAGAGAAATcaagcttcttaaaaaaaaaaaaaaaaaaagaaatcaagcttCTTTTTCTTACACatgttccaaaagaaagaaagaaagaaagaaaagaaagaaagaaagaagaaagaaagaaagaaagaaagaaagaaagaaagaaagaaagaaagaaagaaagagagaggaagtgtTATGTGAGGcttcattcatttgagaaatgaTGTTGACATAATTCTCTAAAAATAACCCTCAACAAACTCAGCCATGggatctgtttttgtttgtttttttttaggatggTATTGCCTATTTTGGCTacttattgttttcttaaatataattcaaACTACCTTTGCCCATAGCCTTTGTTCTGCCCTGTGTCCCCACTTCTGACATTCCTACGTTGTCAGCCAGACATGGCAAAGGGTCTCCATCTGTCTTTCACAGAAGTGAGCATCCAGAGAAGTCAGCATCTTCTCCTTTATGTCAAAGCCAGTTTAGTAAGAAACGTGCTTACACAAAGCTATCGGCCAACCAATTGTTCCCTATCAGTTTTTTATGATTTCTTGGTGAATCTGACCAATTCTGATTGCATGGTATACTTAATAATATGTGATAACCCTATCTTTGGtcaatggtttttttttccagggaggcagaggaagcccCATGGCCTATGGAGCCATGTTCCCAGGATTTGGAGGCATGAGGCCTAACCTTGGAGGGATGCCCCACAATCCAGGCATGGGCGGGGACTTTACTCTGGAATTTGACTCCCCAGTCGCGGGGACCAAAGGCcctgagaagggagaaggaggggcacAAGGCTCCCCCATGCCCGATGTCAACCCAGCCAATCCAGAAAACCCGGCTCTCCTTACCGAGCTAGCACCTGGTGCCCTAGGAGGGCTTCTTGCTCATCCAAAGGACAATGATCCCAGCCTGGCAAGAGGCCCTGCAGGGCAGAGCGGGGGACCCCCCAGGGTCACCCCGGCAGACGCTGACCCACTGATGACCCCTGAATTAGCTGATATTTATGAGACCTACGGTGCTGATGTGACCACACCCCTGGAAGAAACGCCCACGGATACCACAGTGATCCCAGACACTCAGCAAACATTGATGCCAGAAAACAAGGCCCAGCAGCCCCAGATTATGCATGACGGGTGGCATTTCCAAGAGCCCTGAGAACCTTAAGATTATCAGCTACCTTCTGTATGCACAGGCTCCCCAGCTTTGTCCCCATAGTATATCTTTTTGCTAACACACTTCCTATCCTTCTGCACCAAAGGCATTAAAAATGCTAAgcatatattaataaatacaagTGGCTAGAAATAGTGTAGGTCCCCTTCttgctttcattctctttttgaaataaaatgtgtcGACCGTCTCTGTGATTTAGAAATACTATTAATAACATCAGAGCAAGTCTAAGGGCCTCTGCATTGGAAAATCACTGTCTCTCAGCTATCCTAGGCTTATGGAATTTCTCTAACTAGCATGATACTGCTATATCCAAGAAATGTGACATTGCTTTGGAAATGTTTCCCTAAGCAAAGGCACATATTCTAAGAATGATGAGATATATCATTCAAACATTATGAAACAGGGATTGATGAGCAATCCCTGACTGGTATTACTGAGTTTGGTATATTGgatttaaaattctcatttgtagaatattttatttaatctactaAAAACACTTagcctattttaaataaagaatttttctcattgaaaatatcaggaattatatgtttattatttacatatattcaaaTAGTTAAGAAAGGCATACTCATTCCCTACCCTTCCTACTCTTTAgcccattttatttaatttgttcattctttcatggAAAGTTTATGGAGTCTCTACCAATGTCCTTGGCACTGGCTAGGCAACAGGGACACAGTCCCTTCCCTCAGAGCTTACAATGGGGACTTTTGATAAGTAGACAGCCAGCCAcgatttgttttataaaaacagcCACTTTGGGCCAACtcaagtactttacatatattatctcacaaCAGCACTGCAAAATAGATACTCCCAAACCCACAGTACATGTGAAAAGTGCTATGAAAATGCCAAGCCCAGAGTGCCCCTGAGGCCACAGAAGAGTCACTTCACCCAGCCTACGGGGCACCGGAGGGCCTGGGAGCAATCAGATGAGTTTTCTCAGAACAGTATTGAAAGCATTTGCAGAGCAAGGCCTCCAAGAGTAAGAAACCCAAGAAGAGTCAAGTGGGTGCCACATGAGAATTAGCTCATTCCTGTGAACTACACTGTGGcaaaaaaaggaaccagaaagTGGTTGTTATTTGTCACCAAAGCTAGGTATGTGTCAGTCAGAATTGTTCACCATATTAAGAGGTTCTGAGACCAGGTCTGGTCATCTGTGGAAAGTAGCCTTCTGCCCCATTCTGTCCACCTCCTCCCCAGTTGCCTAACCAGGTCTTAGACTCAATGGAACTCAGACTCCCCTCCATCCACCGTGGAGATTCGGGGGATGCAGCCCAGGAAAGGAGCTCTGATGCCTCCAGACCTTGGGTACTTCAGGAGTCTTAGCAGGAACATAGAGCTACTCCCTATTGTCTGCCTCTTTTCAGGCAGAGCTCTGCTCGCCTCCACTCTGAGGCTAGAGCCAAAGGAGACCTGtaggaaattaaaattcagtGTATGTCCTGTAGCAGCTCTGACAGAAGTGCAAGGGTAGGAAAATGAATTCCACAGTAGCCAGCAGATGCCCATTGAGACCCACCTTAGCAAGCCAGTCTCCTACTGTGCGGTCTGGTAAATGACAGATCTAGGTTCAACCTTGATCTGTGAGCCTTTGGAAGTGAGACTTAATCTCTCTGatcctgtttttcatttctatagtAGAGCTACAACCCAACCCACCTCCCAAGGTTGTTGTGGAAACTTTATGATGTAAAGTCCTCAGAGAAAATCACTGAGTCCCAgcagttttctccttttcctactgATCCTTTTTATAAAGAGAATCCAGCAAAACAGCGGCAATGGGAAGAGAACGGAATTGTTCCCATGACCTGGTGAATTGGGCTCTCCCGTTTACCCTCCACACACTGCCTTTTGGCTTCTTCTTTACAGTTCAAAGCATGTGTTTGTGAGATCACATATGCTGGCTTCCCTGGTGAGTGTTGTCCTAG
This Canis lupus dingo isolate Sandy chromosome 13, ASM325472v2, whole genome shotgun sequence DNA region includes the following protein-coding sequences:
- the AMBN gene encoding ameloblastin translates to MSALKIPLFKMKDLVLILCLLKMSSAVPVFPQQPGTPGMASLSLETMRQLGSLQGLNMLSQYSRFGFGKSFNSLWMHGLLPPHSSFPWMRPREHETQQYEYSLPVHPPPLPSQPSLQPQQPGQKPFLQSAIVTDIQDTAQKRGTQPPVYQGQPPLQQTEGPMLEQQVAPSDKPPKAELPGMDFAEPQGPSVFQIARLISRGPMPQNKPSPLYPGIFYMSYGANQLNAPGRLGIMSSEEMAGGRGSPMAYGAMFPGFGGMRPNLGGMPHNPGMGGDFTLEFDSPVAGTKGPEKGEGGAQGSPMPDVNPANPENPALLTELAPGALGGLLAHPKDNDPSLARGPAGQSGGPPRVTPADADPLMTPELADIYETYGADVTTPLEETPTDTTVIPDTQQTLMPENKAQQPQIMHDGWHFQEP